GCCGGAACACTCGGCCGACGAGCATCGGGCGGCCTACAAGCTGGTACAGGGCATCGGCGCGGACCAGCTGCCGTCGGCCGTGCGGGCGCTCCACAAAGGAGACCTGATCGTGCACCGCGAGCAGGTGTGGGAGCAGTCCGGTGCCGGGTACACCGGCACGGCGAAGGCCACTGTGGACGGCGTACCTGGCGAGATCACCGCGCGCACCGAGCTGGTGCCGAACGGCACCGGGGCGACGCTGATCACCAGCGGTGAGGTCAAGGTCCGCATCCCGCTGGTCGGCGCCAAGCTGGAGCAGGTGATCGCCGAGCAGGTGACCAGGCTGCTGGTGCGCGAAGCGGAGTTCACCGCCAAGTGGCTCGCGGACGGCTGACCCAGCCCGTTGGCGCACCGACCAGGGGAACCACCAATCCGAACCGCCTACGCCGCCTCGATCGCTGGCTGACCGGCACGCCCGCGATCGGCGCCGTGCTGCGGGCGGCCGCCGATCCGCTGGTGGTCGATCTCGGTTACGGCGCGTCACCGGTGACCACGGTGGAACTGGCGCACCGGCTTCGCTCGGTGTGCCCGGGGGTGCGCGTGCTGGGCCTCGAACTGGATCCCGAGCGGGTGGCCGCGGCGGCGGCCGCCGCCGATCCGCCGTGGCTGGAGTTCCGGCGCGGCGGCTTCGAGCTGGCCGGGGCGCGGCCGGTGCTGGTCCGGGCGTTCAACGTGCTGCGGCAGTACGCCGAGCACGAGGTCGACGCGGCCTGGCGGAGCGTGCTGGACCGGCTCGCGCCCGGCGGGCTGCTGGTCGAGGGCACCTGTGACGAGATCGGCCGCCGGTGCGCCTGGATCACCCTGGCCACGGACGGCCCGCGCACGCTGACGCTGTCCTGCCGGGCGGAGAGCCTGGACCGGCCGTCCGGCATCGCCGAGCGCCTGCCGAAGTCGCTGATCCACCGCAACGTGCCCGGTGAGCCGGTGCACGAGTTCCTCACGCTGTTCGACGCCTGCTGGGACACCGCGGCCGGGTACCAGGCCTTCGGCGCGCGGGCGCGGTGGGCCGAGGCGGTGCGCCTGCTGGCCGAGCGGGGCTGGCCGGTACTCGACCGGCGGCCGCGCTGGCGGCTCGGCGAGATCACCGTGCCCTATTCGAGCGTCGCACCACGCTGAGAGGGTGCGCACCCGCCAAATATTCATCCCGATCATCCCGGCCCGTCACCGCGGTTGCCGACGATGGATCCGTGCTCGAATTCCTGCAGGCCGCGCTCGGTTCGCCGTGGTTGTGGCTGCTGGTGTTCGCGGTGTCCGCCTTGGACGCGCTGCTGCCGTTCATGCCGAGCGAGACGGCCGTGGTCGGCCTGGCGGTACTGGTCGGACTCGACTTCGGCGCACTGGCGCTGCTGGCCGCGGTCGCCGCCGCCGGCGCGTTCGGCGGTGACCTGCTCAGCCACGGCATCGGGCGCTCGGCGGGCCCGGCCGTGGTCGCCCGGCTGCAACGCGGGGAGAAGGGCGCCCGGCGCTACGCCTGGGCGCGGCGCAAGGTGACCGAGCGCGGCGCGCTGCTGATCGTCGCCGCGCGTTACCTGCCCGGCGGCCGGGTCGCGACGGGGCTGGCCACCGGGAGCATGCGCTACCCGCTGCGGCGGTTCATCGCGCTCGACGCGCTCGGCGCCGCGTTGTGGGCGGTGTACAGCGTGCTGATCGGCCTGCTCGGCGGTGCCCAGTTCGGCGGTGAGCCGGTGAAGGGGCTGCTGCTGGCGTTCGGCATCGGGCTCGCGGTGGTGGCCGCGTTGGAGGTGGCCCGCCGCGCCGTGCCGGGGCGCACGGGGAAGGATGGGCAACCGTGCCACCGTCAGAACGCAGATATGTGATCACCTTCGGCTGTCCCGACCGGACCGGGATCGTCGCGCGCATCGCCTCCTTCCTGGCCGAGGCGGGCGGCTGGATCGTCGAGGCCGCCTACCACACCGATCCGGAGACCGGCTGGTTCTTCACCCGGCAGGAAGTGCGGGCCGACTCGCTCCCGTTCGACGTGGACGAGCTGCGCGCCCGGTTCGCCGGGGTGGCGCGCTCGCTGGGCAGCGACACGGACTGGGCGGTGGCCGACTCCGCCGAGCGGCGGCGCGTGGTGATCCTCGTCTCGAAGGAGGGGCACTGCCTCTACGACCTGCTCGGGCGGGTCGCCTCCGGGGAGCTGGACGTGGACGTCAGCGCGGTGATCGGCAACCACGAGTCGCTCGGTGACATCACGCGGGCGCACGGCATTCCGTTCCACCATGTGCCGTTCCCGGCAGATGGCAAGGCCGAGGCCTTCGCCCGCGTGCGCGAGCTGGTCGACTCACACGCCCCGCACGCGATCGTGCTGGCGCGGTTCATGCAGATCCTGCCCGCGGAACTGTGCGAGGCGTGGGCCGGGCGGGCGCTGAACATCCACCACAGCTTCCTGCCCTCGTTCATCGGCGCGCGGCCGTACCACCAGGCGCACACCCGTGGTGTGAAGCTGGTCGGCGCGACCTGCCACTACGTCACCGCGGACCTGGACGCCGGGCCGATCATCGAGCAGGACGTGATCCGCGTCGGCCACGGCGACTCGGTCGTCGACATGGTGCGCAAGGGCCGGGACATCGAGAAGTTCACCCTGGCCAAGGGCCTGCGGTGGCACCTGGAGAACCGGGTGCTGGTGCACGGGAACCGCACCGTCGTTTTCTGACGACGGCGCGGTTTCCGGGCTACCTGCTCAGGTGTGCCGAGAGCGCTTCGTCCGTGGGTTCGACCAGGAAGGTGCCGTCGTCGAAGACGATGGTCGGGATGCGGCGCGCGCCGTCCTGGAGCGCGCGCACCTTCGCCTCGGCTTCGGCGTCGGCTTCCACGTCGACATAGCGGTACTCGACGCCCTCGCGGTCGAGAAGCGCCCGGCTGCGGCGCACGTCGGGGCACCAACCTGCCCCGTAGACAATTGGCTCAGACACGGACCAGCATCTTTCCGGTGTTGGCGCCGCCGAGCATGTCGATGAAGGCCTGCGGCGCGTTGCGGATACCGTCCACCACGGTTTCGGCGTACTTCAGCTGCCCGCCGGTGACCAGCGGGGCCACCTCGGCGACGAACTCCGGCTGCTTGCTGTTGTGGTCGAAGACCAGGAAACCCTGGATGTTCAACCGCTTCCCGACGATCTTCATCAGGTTTCGCGGGCCGGGCACGGCTTCGGTGTTGTTGTAGGTCGAGATCATGCCGCACACGGCGAAGCGCGCGTGCAGGTTCGCCGATTCGATCGCCGCTTCGAGGTGCTCGCCGCCGACGTTGTCGAAGTACACATCGACCCCGTCCGGCGCGGCCTCGGCCAGCTGCGAAGCGACCGGCCCGTCCTTGTAGTTGAACGCGGCGTCGAAGCCGAGCTCCTCGGTCAGGTACCGGACCTTCTCCGCCGAGCCCGCGCTGCCGATCACCCGCTTGGCGCCCTTGAGCTTCGCCAGCTGCCCGGCCACCGAGCCGACCGCACCGGCCGCGCCCGAGATGAACACCGTGTCCTCGGGCGAGAAGTGCGCGATCTCGTGCAGGCCGACCCAGGCGGTGAGCCCGGTCATGCCGAGCACGCCGAGGTAGCTGCTCAGCGGCGCCAGCTCCGCGTCGACCTTCATCGCGTGCTTCGCGTCGACCACCGCGTGGCTGCGCCAGCCGAGCTGGTGCACCACCTTGTCACCCGGCTTGAAGTCATCCACAGTGGACTCGATCACCTCGCCGGCGGCACCGCCGTGCATCACCTTGCCCAGCTCGTACGGCTCGGCGTACGACTTGGCCTCGGACATCCGGCCGCGCATGT
The genomic region above belongs to Amycolatopsis sp. YIM 10 and contains:
- a CDS encoding DUF2505 domain-containing protein, yielding MASRIEHRAEFAQDVHEVYDAQSAEEVLRARLDLLGGKHAGLPEHSADEHRAAYKLVQGIGADQLPSAVRALHKGDLIVHREQVWEQSGAGYTGTAKATVDGVPGEITARTELVPNGTGATLITSGEVKVRIPLVGAKLEQVIAEQVTRLLVREAEFTAKWLADG
- a CDS encoding class I SAM-dependent methyltransferase, translated to MARGRLTQPVGAPTRGTTNPNRLRRLDRWLTGTPAIGAVLRAAADPLVVDLGYGASPVTTVELAHRLRSVCPGVRVLGLELDPERVAAAAAAADPPWLEFRRGGFELAGARPVLVRAFNVLRQYAEHEVDAAWRSVLDRLAPGGLLVEGTCDEIGRRCAWITLATDGPRTLTLSCRAESLDRPSGIAERLPKSLIHRNVPGEPVHEFLTLFDACWDTAAGYQAFGARARWAEAVRLLAERGWPVLDRRPRWRLGEITVPYSSVAPR
- a CDS encoding DedA family protein, which gives rise to MLEFLQAALGSPWLWLLVFAVSALDALLPFMPSETAVVGLAVLVGLDFGALALLAAVAAAGAFGGDLLSHGIGRSAGPAVVARLQRGEKGARRYAWARRKVTERGALLIVAARYLPGGRVATGLATGSMRYPLRRFIALDALGAALWAVYSVLIGLLGGAQFGGEPVKGLLLAFGIGLAVVAALEVARRAVPGRTGKDGQPCHRQNADM
- the purU gene encoding formyltetrahydrofolate deformylase — translated: MPPSERRYVITFGCPDRTGIVARIASFLAEAGGWIVEAAYHTDPETGWFFTRQEVRADSLPFDVDELRARFAGVARSLGSDTDWAVADSAERRRVVILVSKEGHCLYDLLGRVASGELDVDVSAVIGNHESLGDITRAHGIPFHHVPFPADGKAEAFARVRELVDSHAPHAIVLARFMQILPAELCEAWAGRALNIHHSFLPSFIGARPYHQAHTRGVKLVGATCHYVTADLDAGPIIEQDVIRVGHGDSVVDMVRKGRDIEKFTLAKGLRWHLENRVLVHGNRTVVF
- a CDS encoding glutaredoxin family protein, whose protein sequence is MSEPIVYGAGWCPDVRRSRALLDREGVEYRYVDVEADAEAEAKVRALQDGARRIPTIVFDDGTFLVEPTDEALSAHLSR
- a CDS encoding NADP-dependent oxidoreductase, with the translated sequence MTAPTKATEIRLAARPHGLPSHSDFSIVDTEVPSPEPGQILVRNEFISVDPYMRGRMSEAKSYAEPYELGKVMHGGAAGEVIESTVDDFKPGDKVVHQLGWRSHAVVDAKHAMKVDAELAPLSSYLGVLGMTGLTAWVGLHEIAHFSPEDTVFISGAAGAVGSVAGQLAKLKGAKRVIGSAGSAEKVRYLTEELGFDAAFNYKDGPVASQLAEAAPDGVDVYFDNVGGEHLEAAIESANLHARFAVCGMISTYNNTEAVPGPRNLMKIVGKRLNIQGFLVFDHNSKQPEFVAEVAPLVTGGQLKYAETVVDGIRNAPQAFIDMLGGANTGKMLVRV